The nucleotide window TATTGTAGATGAATTGCATGCAGGGGATTGCCTTGTCTTGAATGATACGCGCGTATTACCTGCACGCTTAATGGGTGTCAAGGAGGATACAGGTGCAAATATTGAGCTATTGCTATTAAAGCAAACGAATGACGATGAATGGGAAACGTTAGTGAAGCCTGCTAAACGTGTGAAAATCGGTACGATTGTGACGTTTGGTGAAGGCTTATTACGTGCGGAGTGCATTGGGGAGCTTGACCATGGTGGACGCATTTTTAAATTCCAATACGAAGGTATTTTTTATGAAATTTTAGAGCGCTTAGGGGAAATGCCTTTACCGCCATATATTCGTGAAAAGCTTGACGATCAGGAGCGCTACCAAACGGTGTATGCAAAGGAGCGCGGCTCAGCCGCTGCACCAACAGCAGGCCTGCATTTTACAGAGCCATTGCTAGAGGCGATTCGTGCAAAAGGTGTAGATATTGCTTTCGTCACATTGCATGTTGGTTTAGGTACATTCCGCCCTGTTAGCGTTGAATCAATTGAAGATCATGATATGCATTCCGAATTTTATAGCGTATCTGAAGAAACGGCTGCTATTATTAACCGCACAAAAGCGAATGGTGGCAAAGTGATTGCTGTCGGTACGACATCGACACGTACACTCGAAACGGTTGCCTCAAAGCACGATGGGAAAATCGTTGCAGAGCAAGGCTGGACAGCTATTTTCATTTATCCTGGCTACGAATTTAAGGCGGTGGACGGCTTGATTACGAACTTCCATTTGCCAAAATCGACCTTGGTGATGCTAGTGAGCGCTTTAGCAGGTAAGGAAACGATTTTGCATGCCTATAAAGAGGCTGTAGACGAAAAATATCGCTTCTTTAGCTTCGGCGATGCGATGTTTATCCGTCCAGTAAAATAAATTGCTATTTATAGCAACACATTATAAAATAAATTTTTGTGTGCATCGTCACATAGTTAAATCCGAGGTACTGTTTTTACCTTTAAGAGAGAGGGATTTTTTTCAATGACACAACCAGCAATACGCTATGAATTAATTAAAACATGTAAGCAAACAGGGGCACGCTTAGGCATCGTGCATACGCCACATGGCTCGTTTGAAACGCCAACATTTATGCCTGTTGGAACACAGGCAACGGTGAAAGCAATGTCACCAGAAGAACTAAAGGAAATGGATGCAGGCATTATTTTATCAAACACTTATCATTTATGGTTACGTCCAGGTAATGATATTGTCAAAGAGGCGGGTGGTTTGCATAAATTTATGAACTGGGATCGCCCAATTTTAACGGATTCAGGCGGCTTCCAAGTATTTTCTTTAAGCAAATTCCGTAAAATTGAGGAAGAGGGCGTTTATTTCCGCAACCATTTAAATGGCGATAAGCTATTTTTAAGCCCTGAAAAGGCGATGGAAATTCAAAATGATTTAGGCTCAGATATTATGATGGCTTTTGATGAATGTCCACCATATCCAGCAACATATGATTATATGCTGCAATCTGTTGATCGCACAACGCGTTGGGCAAAGCGCTGTAAAGAAGCACATGCACGTCCAGAGGAGCAAGGCTTATTTGGTATTATTCAAGGAGGGGAATACGAGGACTTGCGCCGTCGTTCCGCAGAGGCACTTGTTGAATTAGATTTCCCAGGCTATGCAATCGGTGGTTTATCTGTAGGTGAACCAAAGGATATCATGAACCGTGTACTCGAATTTACTGCACCCTTAATGCCTGAAAACAAGCCGCGCTATTTAATGGGCGTTGGCTCACCAGACTCTCTGATTGATGGCGCGATTCGTGGTATCGATATGTTTGACTGCGTATTACCAACACGTATCGCACGCAATGGTACATTAATGACATCGGAAGGGCGTATGGTCATTAAAAATGCAAAATACGCACGCGATTTCCGTCCAATTGATGAAAACTGTGATTGCTACACATGTAAAAACTATACGCGTGCTTATGTACGTCATTTACTGCGCACAGAGGAAACGTTCGGCTTACGTTTAACGTCTTACCATAACTTACGCTTCTTAATTAAATTAATGGAAGATGTACGTCAAGCAATTCGTGAAGACCGTTTAGGAGACTTTAAGGAAGAATTTTTCGAGAAATATGGCTATAATGTGCCGAATCCGAAAAACTTCTAAGCGAAAAAGTGACGAAAGTAGAAAATTTCAGAAAAAAATAGTTTTCTAATCGCTTTTTTAGTATCGTTTATACTATACTTAAAAAGTGAGATTTTGAAAGGGGGAAATACTTTGAGTGGCACATTAATGCAACTAGTACCAATTTTAATCATGTTCGTTGCGATGTGGTTTATTTTAATCCGTCCAGCACAAAAAAGACAAAAAGCGACGGCAGAAATGCAAAACAGCATTAAACGCGGTGATCGCGTTGTGACAATTGGTGGCTTACATGGTGAAGTAGATGCGATTGAAGATGCATTTGTATATTTAATCATTGCAGATAACGTACGTGTGAAATTTGAAAGACAAGCAATTGGTCGCGTTGTAGTAGACTAATTGACTAGAAGCTGTTAGAAAAGTAGGAAATGCTACTTTTCTAGCAGTTTTTTTATTTACTAGAGCCTCACAAAGCTAAAGGTTTTTTCTACTCCACTATATATTGCTTATTTTGTTAGGGAAATGGTATGATTTTTTTAAATCCTCTTAGCATAAAGGAGAGAAAAAGTATGAAGCGAATTATTATTGTAATGATAGCACTTTTATTGGTAGTATTAGGTACCGTCTATCCAAGTGACAAAATCGAAGCTACGGGCAAAACGATGTATGTCAATGCTAAAAGCGATATTATTTTACGTGACAAACCGGCAAAAGACGCTAAGCAATTGAGTACAGTAAAAAATAAAACAGCGGTCACAGTTTTAGGTACAACAAAGGAATGGTCACATATTCAAGTTGGTAAGCAAAAAGGCTATGTATATTCTTCGGCTTTATCTGCGAAAAATCCGAATAAAAAAGAAGCGCCTGTTGTGACAGGTGGATTATATCCTAAAGTAGGACTTGAACTTGTATATATTCCAGATATTTTAGGGAATGTTAAGAGCAAGTACTATACTCTTGGCGAGGACAAACCTCAATATGCCTCAGATAAAACATTCAGTTCTAACGTTGGTTTATATTCGAATGTTGGTGATAGTTACGCGGACATCTCGATTGTAGATGTTGTTCGGAAAGGCTCAACGGCAAAAGAACTATGGATTGGTACAGGAACGGTACCGTGGTATATTTATATGTATCCAATGAAAGAGGGAACATATACATATGGATGGTCGGTAAATATAGGGGAAGAAAGGGAATTAGATAAAATTTTTGTAGAAAGTACATCGAAGACAATAACTGTAAAAGCAGGTACTTTCCATAATGTTGTTATTTTAAAGCATCCAAATAATTACCGCCACTATTTTGTGAAGGGAGTAGGGCTTATTAAATCAACAGATGGAAAAGGTAATATTATTGCAGAGTTAATTTCAATTAAATAAACGTTATCAAAATGGTTAGAAAATAGTATAAAAACCCTCTTTCTGCTCACAATAAGCAAAAAGAGGGTTTTTGCGTATGGAAGAGTATTTATTAATTATTGCGCGAACAATTTTTCTTTATTTCCTTGTGCTGTTTGTCTTTCGCATTATGGGCAAGCGTGAATTAGGTGAATTAAGTATTTTGGATGTAGCGGTATATGTACTAATTGCGGAAGTTGCTGCCCTGGCTCTTGAAGACGTGGATAAGCCATTTTTTAAATCTGTTTTACCAATTATATTACTGTTTGCTATTCAATATATAAATGCCATTTTTATTTTAAAAAATAAGCGCTTGCGTGATGTAATTGACGGAGATCCAACGATTGTTGTACGCGATGGGGTGATTTTAGAAAATGCGATGGTGAAGCAGCGTTATAATTTAGATGATTTATTTCAGCAAATGCGCGAGCAAGGCATCAGCTCTGTGCA belongs to Lysinibacillus louembei and includes:
- the yajC gene encoding preprotein translocase subunit YajC, which codes for MQLVPILIMFVAMWFILIRPAQKRQKATAEMQNSIKRGDRVVTIGGLHGEVDAIEDAFVYLIIADNVRVKFERQAIGRVVVD
- the queA gene encoding tRNA preQ1(34) S-adenosylmethionine ribosyltransferase-isomerase QueA, whose amino-acid sequence is MKVEDFDFDLPEQLIAQTPLLDRTASRLLVVNPHSTELEHHQFARIVDELHAGDCLVLNDTRVLPARLMGVKEDTGANIELLLLKQTNDDEWETLVKPAKRVKIGTIVTFGEGLLRAECIGELDHGGRIFKFQYEGIFYEILERLGEMPLPPYIREKLDDQERYQTVYAKERGSAAAPTAGLHFTEPLLEAIRAKGVDIAFVTLHVGLGTFRPVSVESIEDHDMHSEFYSVSEETAAIINRTKANGGKVIAVGTTSTRTLETVASKHDGKIVAEQGWTAIFIYPGYEFKAVDGLITNFHLPKSTLVMLVSALAGKETILHAYKEAVDEKYRFFSFGDAMFIRPVK
- a CDS encoding SH3 domain-containing protein, whose translation is MKRIIIVMIALLLVVLGTVYPSDKIEATGKTMYVNAKSDIILRDKPAKDAKQLSTVKNKTAVTVLGTTKEWSHIQVGKQKGYVYSSALSAKNPNKKEAPVVTGGLYPKVGLELVYIPDILGNVKSKYYTLGEDKPQYASDKTFSSNVGLYSNVGDSYADISIVDVVRKGSTAKELWIGTGTVPWYIYMYPMKEGTYTYGWSVNIGEERELDKIFVESTSKTITVKAGTFHNVVILKHPNNYRHYFVKGVGLIKSTDGKGNIIAELISIK
- a CDS encoding DUF421 domain-containing protein; its protein translation is MEEYLLIIARTIFLYFLVLFVFRIMGKRELGELSILDVAVYVLIAEVAALALEDVDKPFFKSVLPIILLFAIQYINAIFILKNKRLRDVIDGDPTIVVRDGVILENAMVKQRYNLDDLFQQMREQGISSVQSIAFAFLEQSGKLSIYMKDGPAFVLPIIVDGYLDKKHLRLIGKTEEWLEDELRAQGVYSVKRVFYASYEGGQLYVQLKSRKNSS
- the tgt gene encoding tRNA guanosine(34) transglycosylase Tgt produces the protein MTQPAIRYELIKTCKQTGARLGIVHTPHGSFETPTFMPVGTQATVKAMSPEELKEMDAGIILSNTYHLWLRPGNDIVKEAGGLHKFMNWDRPILTDSGGFQVFSLSKFRKIEEEGVYFRNHLNGDKLFLSPEKAMEIQNDLGSDIMMAFDECPPYPATYDYMLQSVDRTTRWAKRCKEAHARPEEQGLFGIIQGGEYEDLRRRSAEALVELDFPGYAIGGLSVGEPKDIMNRVLEFTAPLMPENKPRYLMGVGSPDSLIDGAIRGIDMFDCVLPTRIARNGTLMTSEGRMVIKNAKYARDFRPIDENCDCYTCKNYTRAYVRHLLRTEETFGLRLTSYHNLRFLIKLMEDVRQAIREDRLGDFKEEFFEKYGYNVPNPKNF